One part of the Populus alba chromosome 18, ASM523922v2, whole genome shotgun sequence genome encodes these proteins:
- the LOC118051179 gene encoding uncharacterized protein — translation MLCHGLLSSTLLLLTFVFFTSSASVPHSHGASVPFPSFLALPPAVAGRADEAKYEVEFSWGTRRPVVEAPIGEPVDNSPVLLLAPKRTYRKDPLNDFKRYTGGWNISDRHYWASVGFTAAPLFAIAAVWFLVFGLCLLIGCLCHFCCKRQRYGYSQTAYALSLVFLILFSICAMIGCVVLYTAQERFHKSTTETLEYVVNQADTTVDKLRAVSDFIASAKLVGVDEVFLPSNVQTDIDQIGTRINSSASVLADKTVDNSEDIKDLLDSVRVALITTAAIMLLLTFLGFLFSIFGMQFLVYILVIVGWILVAGTFILCGTFLLLHNVAGDTCVAMDHWVHNPTAHTALDDILPCVDQATTQDTLIKSKEITSQLVEVVNQVITNVSNLNFSPNFKPMYINQSGPLVPILCNPFYADLTIRPCSAGEVDLTNATQVWSSYVCQVSPTGICATTGRLTPAFFSQMSAAINVSYGLNNYAPFLMELGDCTFARETFSDIYKDHCPGLRRYSRWIYIGLVMVSTAVMLSLIFWVIYGRERRHRVYSKQLVSESAQGSERAKNS, via the exons ATGTTATGTCACGGGTTACTGTCATCTACTCTTCTTCTGCTTACCTTTGTCTTCTTTACTTCTTCAGCATCCGTTCCCCACTCACATGGTGCTTCTGTTCCCTTCCCTTCCTTCCTCGCTCTACCCCCTGCTG TGGCAGGGAGAGCAGATGAAGCTAAGTATGAAGTGGAGTTCTCATGGGGGACAAGGAGGCCTGTGGTGGAGGCACCCATCGGTGAACCTGTTGATAACTCACCAGTACTGTTGTTAGCTCCAAAGAGGACTTACAGAAAAGACCCTCTTAATGATTTCAAAAGATACACTGGAGGATGGAATATCAGTGATCGTCATTACTGGGCT TCTGTAGGTTTCACTGCAGCTCCTCTGTTTGCTATTGCTGCAGTCTGGTTCCTGGTATTTGGGCTGTGCTTACTCATTGGTTGTCTTTGTCATTTCTGTTGCAAAAGGCAGCGCTATGGCTACTCTCAAACAGCTTATGCTCTCTCCCTCGTTTTCCTCATTCTCTTCAGCATTTGTGCTAT GATTGGATGTGTTGTTCTATATACTGCTCAGGAAAGATTTCACAAAAGCACAACAGAAACTTTGGAGTATGTTGTGAATCAGGCAGACACCACAGTCGATAAACTAAGGGCTGTTTCAGATTTTATTGCTTCAGCCAAGCTAGTTGGAGTTGATGAAGTTTTTCTACCTTCTAATGTCCAAACTGATATTGACCAGATTGGAACAAGAATTAATTCTTCTGCTAGTGTCCTTGCTGACAAAACGGTGGATAATTCAGAAGACATAAAAGATCTCCTGGATTCTGT GAGAGTGGCACTGATTACTACTGCTGCTATTATGCTTCTCCTAACATTTCTTGGATTCT TGTTCTCGATTTTCGGCATGCAGTTCCTGGTGTACAT CCTGGTCATCGTTGGATGGATTCTTGTTGCTGGAACATTCATTTTGTGTGGCACATTCCTTCTTCTCCACAA CGTGGCTGGAGATACTTGTGTCGCTATGGATCATTGGGTGCACAACCCCACTGCTCATACAGCTTTAGACGATATTCTGCCCTGTGTGGACCAAGCAACTACCCAAGATACCTTGATAAAGAGCAAGGAAATCACTTCCCAGCTTGTAGAAGTTGTCAACCAGGTCATCACTAATGTTTCTAATCTCAACTTCTCCCCCAACTTCAAACCAATGTACATCAACCAATCTGGTCCATTGGTGCCAATACTCTGCAACCCGTTTTATGCCGACTTGACGATTCGGCCTTGCAGTGCTGGTGAGGTGGACTTGACCAATGCTACACAG GTATGGAGTAGCTATGTGTGTCAGGTTTCACCGACCGGGATATGTGCTACGACAGGACGTTTGACCCCTGCATTCTTCAGCCAGATGTCAGCTGCAATAAATGTGAGCTATGGATTGAATAATTATGCTCCTTTCCTGATGGAGCTAGGAGACTGCACTTTTGCAAGGGAAACATTCAGTGACATATACAAGGATCATTGTCCAGGTCTCAGGAGATACAGTAGATGGATCTACATAGGTTTAGTGATGGTCTCGACTGCAGTTATGCTTTCTCTAATCTTCTGGGTCATATATGGTAGAGAAAGGCGGCACCGTGTGTATTCCAAGCAGCTAGTGTCTGAATCAGCACAGGGGTCGGAAAGGGCAAAAAATTCCTGA
- the LOC118051184 gene encoding uncharacterized protein — MATSSSQSRRSSGPVLRSLSPRGKLPTHYNNSLSSSSASAFASSTSSSFYSPPSTFFQNSHQRSASPTRVNLCSTSLSPSFRFSIDRSISPNRSISVSKKNHSHPISAPKRTCMCSPTTHRGSFRCSLHKNTRSSTNRAPFTPNRLNMRRSAMTNSLVRIGGVEGEWVKRALTALIRPSSHQQRRRGAFQPRPSRLSIISNADDDIC, encoded by the coding sequence atggCGACCTCTTCTTCACAGTCGAGAAGATCAAGCGGTCCTGTCTTACGATCTCTATCACCCCGTGGAAAATTACCAACACACTATAATAACAGTTTGTCTTCTTCATCAGCTTCTGCTTTTGCTTCCTCCACAAGTTCGAGTTTTTATTCTCCACCATCCACATTTTTTCAGAATTCTCATCAACGATCAGCGTCCCCGACTCGTGTCAATCTTTGCTCAACATCTCTCTCGCCTTCTTTTCGTTTTTCTATTGACCGATCCATCTCTCCTAATCGGTCAATATCCGTTTCGAAAAAGAATCATAGCCATCCGATCTCGGCTCCGAAGAGAACCTGCATGTGCTCGCCGACAACTCATCGAGGCTCGTTTCGGTGTAGTCTGCATAAAAACACTCGGAGCTCAACCAATCGGGCCCCGTTTACTCCAAACCGGTTGAATATGCGGCGGTCTGCGATGACGAATTCGCTGGTTAGAATCGGTGGCGTTGAAGGCGAATGGGTGAAGAGAGCGTTGACGGCTTTGATAAGGCCTTCATCGCATCAGCAACGGAGGAGAGGCGCCTTCCAGCCGCGGCCTAGTCGGTTATCAATCATATCAAACGCCGATGATGACATTTGTTGA